The following nucleotide sequence is from Aedes aegypti strain LVP_AGWG chromosome 3, AaegL5.0 Primary Assembly, whole genome shotgun sequence.
AAAACTAATAATAAAATCTTCTATCACAGATTAGTAAAAGCAACATACACAATGTTAGAAAGTGAGCACACAAATATTCCATCACCAAAAGAAATCAAGTCGTTCTAAAATTCTCACTAAgacataaaatgaaataaagccAGTCGATAGTTCGGTTCAACGCTAGTACGACAGCATATATCTATGGCTATCAGTCGTATTGACACGCCATAACTAACCTGTGTTAATGACGCTAATGTCGACGAATCAACGGTTTCCTGTGGAAAAGAAGAAAACGTATAACAAAAATGATACTTGGGGTGTTTAGAGCGTGACAAATGAAGGAAAACGGGATGGTGAGTGAAAGGAAAAGTGGAAACAGGACAAACATAATTAGAAACCCCAACAATTAAGGTGTACTCGATTGTGACTTGTGATTGTTTAACTAGGCTCTATTGCTAAGTCTATCAATTTAAAAGATACCACTAGATATCACTTTTGAAGCGTGTTTTTGGCGCACAGTGACAACCAAGCAATTGTGCCATTGCTTGTTTCTACCAGCCGAAGTCTATTGGTAATTAAATTCACCGAATATGATACTCACTTGATTTTGACTCATGGCTTCCAGTTCCTGTGCTAGACTGTTGGATGTACCGTTGAGCAAATTCCGACCTTCTTCGACGCCTTTCGTCAGTACCATTGCTTGCAGTTCCTCGTTGGCTTCTTCCAGTTGTTTCGATTTCTGTCGCAGTTCCTCCATTTCCTGGTGTAGCTCTTCCAATCGCAGGGATTCAGGTGATGTCGTCGGCAGGGCGGGACCGCGTTCCGTACGAAGACGCTCGCATTCCTTGCCCAGTTCGACCATCAGATCTTCCGCTGCCTGTTTGTCCGCTTTGTGTCTAAAAGTAATAATTTCAGTTAGTGAAAGTTCTGAAAGCTTAGAATTCCCACGACAGATACTTCTTTTCATTGGCTTTCGCTTCAGCCAGCTCCTGTTGGGCGATCATCAGATTGTCACGCGTCTTTTCCAGCTTATCCTCGGTGGCGTGTAAATCGGCGGCTTGTTTGTCGCACTGTAACCGTAATCGGGAGATCTCCTCGCGCAGCTGGTTCGCTTCTACTTCGATCGTCCGTATCCGAATCTGGCAGTTTTCGTTCTGTAGTTTGGCTTCCCGTTCGACCCGGGCCAATAATTCCCGGTGTCGTTTCTGCTCTTC
It contains:
- the LOC5568396 gene encoding rab11 family-interacting protein 4A isoform X8, with translation MDNLYKLMVYNNARNSGKRQLGSNALANHLYRSSSFNSSGRSSNCDTAEDMYSDVSLEDVQDLNHKLEILQRQVTNLADTQNNADDRTSRTKAEYAVLQARYHMLEEQLRETELRAEERLAEEQKRHRELLARVEREAKLQNENCQIRIRTIEVEANQLREEISRLRLQCDKQAADLHATEDKLEKTRDNLMIAQQELAEAKANEKKHKADKQAAEDLMVELGKECERLRTERGPALPTTSPESLRLEELHQEMEELRQKSKQLEEANEELQAMVLTKGVEEGRNLLNGTSNSLAQELEAMSQNQETVDSSTLASLTQLQIAFQDKEEENRRLKHYIETILLQVVEHYPQLLEVKAA
- the LOC5568396 gene encoding rab11 family-interacting protein 4B isoform X10, giving the protein MYSDVSLEDVQDLNHKLEILQRQVTNLADTQNNADDRTSRTKAEYAVLQARYHMLEEQLRETELRAEERLAEEQKRHRELLARVEREAKLQNENCQIRIRTIEVEANQLREEISRLRLQCDKQAADLHATEDKLEKTRDNLMIAQQELAEAKANEKKHKADKQAAEDLMVELGKECERLRTERGPALPTTSPESLRLEELHQEMEELRQKSKQLEEANEELQAMVLTKGVEEGRNLLNGTSNSLAQELEAMSQNQETVDSSTLASLTQLQIAFQDKEEENRRLKHYIETILLQVVEHYPQLLEVKAA
- the LOC5568396 gene encoding rab11 family-interacting protein 4B isoform X9, which encodes MIHLEPRSLKVHPSSGKRQLGSNALANHLYRSSSFNSSGRSSNCDTAEDMYSDVSLEDVQDLNHKLEILQRQVTNLADTQNNADDRTSRTKAEYAVLQARYHMLEEQLRETELRAEERLAEEQKRHRELLARVEREAKLQNENCQIRIRTIEVEANQLREEISRLRLQCDKQAADLHATEDKLEKTRDNLMIAQQELAEAKANEKKHKADKQAAEDLMVELGKECERLRTERGPALPTTSPESLRLEELHQEMEELRQKSKQLEEANEELQAMVLTKGVEEGRNLLNGTSNSLAQELEAMSQNQETVDSSTLASLTQLQIAFQDKEEENRRLKHYIETILLQVVEHYPQLLEVKAA